In Cervus elaphus chromosome 5, mCerEla1.1, whole genome shotgun sequence, the following proteins share a genomic window:
- the IQCD gene encoding dynein regulatory complex protein 10 isoform X1 — MGFSRQEYWSGLPCPSPGDLPDPGWPDIIKARGPGSLPKSQSLRACRGEAHKMALDVLAVSPLYQGPDINKIRLIAQTTKKSTTPPKALTPAKTKLTTIETKRIMSVLDETIHKVELVSLLSHAASEPKTSEGMLGPDVTKAVREHEDLCQVLLDRVSYLQEEKRKLQEAEEFEDEAWFRERLFAMDEQKSQLPQLMQEIKESTKNVVRLLLSNPQAASLLQAQTLGRSEEAQCFINSLVELRGFLFEKLLTSPMEARDKIQFIQDITRRNRRHQEIIDTLENELAACVRNRNAEVEKENFVIQELKNHLHQVLKFSENSLQRTKQEAEKQQKADFRASQARVAKIQQEILVLQSQFHNLVTENREAEQALRKKKYKVETEIENWIQKYDSEMSEKQDEYEELDVIHKEEQLQLEELKKRYDVLVEEFSQIQAEREILTKKRLEEEQEMVRMVRAATLIQALWKGYLVRSMLKSKRKKRGKGKGEKKGKGKGKGKK, encoded by the exons atgggattctccaggcaagaatactggagtgggctgccatgcccttctccaggggatcttcctgacccag GGTGGCCAGACATAATcaaagcaagaggcccagggagccTACCCAAGTCTCAATCTCTCAGGGCGTGCAGAGGCGAAGCTCATAAAATGGCTCTGGACGTCCTCGCCGTGTCCCCCCTCTACCAAGGTCCTGACATCAACAAAATAAGGCTGATAGCCCAGACAACCAAAAAATCCACCACCCCACCTAAAGCCCTGACCCCCGCCAAGACCAAACTCACCACCATCGAGACCAAGAGGATCATGTCCGTCCTGGACGAGACCATCCACAAGGTGGAGCTGGTGAGCCTGCTGTCCCACGCGGCTTCCGAGCCCAAGACTTCGGAGGGGATGCTGGGGCCGGACGTCACCAAGGCTGTGAGGGAACACGAGGACCTCTGCCAGGTCCTCCTGGACCGAGTCAGTTACctgcaggaggaaaaaaggaaactgcAGGAGGCAGAAGAGTTCGAGGACGAAGCGTGGTTCCGAGAGCGCCTCTTCGCCATGGACGAGCAGAAATCCCAGCTCCCGCAGCTGATGCAGGAGATCAAAGAATCCACCAAGAACGTCGTGAGACTCCTGCTCAGTAACCCCCAGGCCGCCAGCCTGTTGCAAGCGCAGACCCTGGGCAGGAGTGAGGAAGCCCAGTGTTTTATCAATAGCCTGGTAGAACTCCGAGGTTTCCTATTTGAGAAGTTACTCACCAGTCCCATGGAAGCCAGAGACAAGATCCAGTTCATCCAGGACATCACCCGACGGAATCGGAGGCACCAAGAGATCATCGACACCCTGGAAAATGAACTGGCTGCCTGTGTGAGGAACAGGAATGCGGAG GTGGAGAAGGAGAACTTTGTGATCCAAGAGCTGAAAAACCACCTGCACCAGGTGCTCAAGTTCTCGGAGAACAGCCTCCAGCGCACCAAGCAGGAGGCGGAGAAGCAGCAGAAGGCGGACTTCCGGGCCTCGCAGGCCAGGGTGGCCAAGATCCAGCAGGAGATCCTGGTGCTGCAGTCGCAGTTCCACAACCTGGTCACGGAGAACCGGGAGGCGGAGCAGGCGCTGAGGAAG aaaaaatataaagtggAAACAGAAATTGAGAACTGGATCCAGAAATATGATTCAGAGATGAGTGAAAAGCAG GACGAGTATGAGGAGCTGGACGTCATCCACAAAGAGGAGCAGCTCCAGCTGGAGGAGCTGAAGAAACGGTACGACGTGCTGGTGGAAGAGTTCTCCCAGATCCAGGCCGAGCGCGAGATCTTGACCAAgaagaggctggaggaggagcaggagatgGTGCGCATGGTGCGGGCCGCCACGCTCATCCAGGCCCTGTGGAAGGGCTACCTGGTCCGCTCCATGCTCAAGTCCAAGAGGAAGAAGCGGGGCAAGGGCAAAGGCGAGAAGAAGGGCAAGGGCAAAGGAAAGGGCAAGAAGTAA
- the IQCD gene encoding dynein regulatory complex protein 10 isoform X2 gives MALDVLAVSPLYQGPDINKIRLIAQTTKKSTTPPKALTPAKTKLTTIETKRIMSVLDETIHKVELVSLLSHAASEPKTSEGMLGPDVTKAVREHEDLCQVLLDRVSYLQEEKRKLQEAEEFEDEAWFRERLFAMDEQKSQLPQLMQEIKESTKNVVRLLLSNPQAASLLQAQTLGRSEEAQCFINSLVELRGFLFEKLLTSPMEARDKIQFIQDITRRNRRHQEIIDTLENELAACVRNRNAEVEKENFVIQELKNHLHQVLKFSENSLQRTKQEAEKQQKADFRASQARVAKIQQEILVLQSQFHNLVTENREAEQALRKKKYKVETEIENWIQKYDSEMSEKQDEYEELDVIHKEEQLQLEELKKRYDVLVEEFSQIQAEREILTKKRLEEEQEMVRMVRAATLIQALWKGYLVRSMLKSKRKKRGKGKGEKKGKGKGKGKK, from the exons ATGGCTCTGGACGTCCTCGCCGTGTCCCCCCTCTACCAAGGTCCTGACATCAACAAAATAAGGCTGATAGCCCAGACAACCAAAAAATCCACCACCCCACCTAAAGCCCTGACCCCCGCCAAGACCAAACTCACCACCATCGAGACCAAGAGGATCATGTCCGTCCTGGACGAGACCATCCACAAGGTGGAGCTGGTGAGCCTGCTGTCCCACGCGGCTTCCGAGCCCAAGACTTCGGAGGGGATGCTGGGGCCGGACGTCACCAAGGCTGTGAGGGAACACGAGGACCTCTGCCAGGTCCTCCTGGACCGAGTCAGTTACctgcaggaggaaaaaaggaaactgcAGGAGGCAGAAGAGTTCGAGGACGAAGCGTGGTTCCGAGAGCGCCTCTTCGCCATGGACGAGCAGAAATCCCAGCTCCCGCAGCTGATGCAGGAGATCAAAGAATCCACCAAGAACGTCGTGAGACTCCTGCTCAGTAACCCCCAGGCCGCCAGCCTGTTGCAAGCGCAGACCCTGGGCAGGAGTGAGGAAGCCCAGTGTTTTATCAATAGCCTGGTAGAACTCCGAGGTTTCCTATTTGAGAAGTTACTCACCAGTCCCATGGAAGCCAGAGACAAGATCCAGTTCATCCAGGACATCACCCGACGGAATCGGAGGCACCAAGAGATCATCGACACCCTGGAAAATGAACTGGCTGCCTGTGTGAGGAACAGGAATGCGGAG GTGGAGAAGGAGAACTTTGTGATCCAAGAGCTGAAAAACCACCTGCACCAGGTGCTCAAGTTCTCGGAGAACAGCCTCCAGCGCACCAAGCAGGAGGCGGAGAAGCAGCAGAAGGCGGACTTCCGGGCCTCGCAGGCCAGGGTGGCCAAGATCCAGCAGGAGATCCTGGTGCTGCAGTCGCAGTTCCACAACCTGGTCACGGAGAACCGGGAGGCGGAGCAGGCGCTGAGGAAG aaaaaatataaagtggAAACAGAAATTGAGAACTGGATCCAGAAATATGATTCAGAGATGAGTGAAAAGCAG GACGAGTATGAGGAGCTGGACGTCATCCACAAAGAGGAGCAGCTCCAGCTGGAGGAGCTGAAGAAACGGTACGACGTGCTGGTGGAAGAGTTCTCCCAGATCCAGGCCGAGCGCGAGATCTTGACCAAgaagaggctggaggaggagcaggagatgGTGCGCATGGTGCGGGCCGCCACGCTCATCCAGGCCCTGTGGAAGGGCTACCTGGTCCGCTCCATGCTCAAGTCCAAGAGGAAGAAGCGGGGCAAGGGCAAAGGCGAGAAGAAGGGCAAGGGCAAAGGAAAGGGCAAGAAGTAA